The sequence gtatttttgtaaatttgtcaATGAGACACGCAGAATAAAGTCATataaatcacagttttaagcttatttttggttgtttttcaccCATGATACTTTCACTTATTGTCAAAAAGCCTAAAATCTGACAGTAGTTTCTTGCTATGGTAAATAGAAACATACTTTTTAAGTATGGATTTGAGGGTTCAATAGGTTACAAGTTCACAGATTCTGCACTATTAATATTTTGCATGAGTGTCCAGTGACAGTAGATAAATGTTTAAACATGACTTGATCAATTCAGGAATAACAATGCCTGAATTTTTTAGAATAGGTAAATATGAATTCAAAATCAATTAtgcaaaatcagttttttaaaatcatatacAACACCAAGATTATGCAACAAAGCCAGAATCTTCCTTTTTCTTGACcttttatattaaaaacaatataaGGAAACAACAAATATAAGGAACATCATAGGGGCGCTGGAGTGGCATCTGGACATTTATTTGAACTGTaataatgctgctgctgatgacattAATGGTTTTTATCATAATGTCAAAATAACTAGTtgcataaaatgattttgactgTGCACAAGAAAAATTAGTGAAACTATGGTGTCACTTCTTgaaattttcccttttaaatTCTCTagagtttaaaaacaaagatttcCACCCTAATTTAGCACTacagaaaagacaacaaagccTAGGAAAATAAGGAGGAGAATACTTTAACCTTCAGGCCAGATTCAGACAGAATATTTGCCAGTTGAGTCACCAGTACGCACCACATTCAGTGACTATTATGAACAGCGTACTTTATTTTGACAAGGCAGGTGTAGCAGCTGCTGAGGACTCAGATGGCATCAGATGCATGCTGGGAGCCTCCCCAGCCTGTTTATGAGGAAGTGAGCTTTCTGAAATAGTTTCATGTGTACCAGTGCTGCAGAGGAAAGTGCACCAGTTAGACATCAGACAGCATGAGAGTCTTCGTCCTGCTTGTTTGCCTGTCAGTGGGCTGCCTCGCTCAGAGGCCACAGAGATGCAGTAAGTACAACTATCATTCTGAAGCTTTTTCTATGTTACTCTAAATGATGCCTTCAATCACAGCAGcatgctctgtttttttttctgtatttgcgATAATTAAATAAGCTACCAGTTTAGCCCTGTGCAATATAATTGCTCCAAAAATCCCTTCAGATTTCAACCAAGTCTTTCATTTTGACAGCATCCCCTCCTCTGCTGACTGGAAGCCTGTCTGTGGTAAGTTTCAACTCTTCACTTGCTACACTATGGTGGATACAGGACTGTTGCTATTCAAAATAACTGAATTTGGagcaaaactgaaatatttttccTCCACTTTCAAAGTCCAGTGCAAATGAGAAGCTGACGGTCTTTGCCAGGTACACTTATGACGCACTGAGGCAGCGCATTCGACTCGTAGAATGGGGATCTTATCAGAATCAGTCTTTCCACTCTGATGCTCTTCTCCTCTACAGAGAGGTAAGAATATATAGCAGGTATATCTACATGAGGATGTACAAAACATAGGACTTTATATTCCATCTTTCTCTCTAGGGTGTTGTGTATAAGATAAACAACAGGAACCGAACGTGCTGCAAGAAGGCTCTATGTAGATCCTTCCATCCACTGGCGGTTCCCCAGAACGCCTCCCTGCTGGGCCAGGTGGTGCTGGGCAGCTCCTCTGGTCCAGCGCAGGGAGTCCTGGTCAACACTTGGGCTGGGAAGCTGAACATGAAGAAGACAAGAGGTACAAATAAGAGGAAATAAGACAGGAATAATTGCAAAGTCATGTGGTTTACTGTAGCACATGACACAGTGACCCGCTGCATTTCTGCTCATGAACCTGCTCATCCAGTTAAGCTGCCTCAGCTGCCTTGTGATCCACttgtgtttgggttttttgttttttttttttgtccgcAGCAAAGTACATGAGCACTGTCACCGAGTTTGGATGCGTTCCTGTCAGCACTCTGTTCTACACGGACAAAACTGGATGGATAGTGACCAGGTCAGTGCATGGCGACTCAGCAGAAACAAGGGCTTATGCAAGACTTAGGTTTATCACATGTCTGGTTGAAATAAAGCCACAATCAGTGCTATTAGTTATTCTTCCAAAGTGCAAATGTTTCTGGGAGATTTTTGCTCCTGCtacatttttcactacaaaatAAAGTCCCACACATCTAAGGAAACACACCAACATGACTAGAAGTAGCGAGAACTGCATTTTGTGCAGAGAAATGCAGTTATGGTGCCATTAATCATCAAATATGTTAAGTTTCAGCTCAATCtctcttgttgttttctctctgctctgtgtaaacacagcacgCAGTTCACCTGGAAAGTTCCtgcatttttgccatttttggtcAGAGGATTAAATCTTTGTGGTTCCTGTtatgtcaaataaaaatgtctgcttaTTGTCTAACCAAATAAGGAAGTTTTAGTTCATCTAacctaaatgcagcatttaaaaatggcattatTAACACATTAGATCTTTTCTGTTAAATACATCTGAAATCAAAAAGCGAGAACAACATTAGTTATCTTAGATTGAcagcaaaaaagagaaattttcAAAACTATTCCTTCAGTGTCggtataaaaaagaaata comes from Amphiprion ocellaris isolate individual 3 ecotype Okinawa chromosome 23, ASM2253959v1, whole genome shotgun sequence and encodes:
- the epdl1 gene encoding ependymin; the protein is MRVFVLLVCLSVGCLAQRPQRCTSPPLLTGSLSVSSANEKLTVFARYTYDALRQRIRLVEWGSYQNQSFHSDALLLYREGVVYKINNRNRTCCKKALCRSFHPLAVPQNASLLGQVVLGSSSGPAQGVLVNTWAGKLNMKKTRAKYMSTVTEFGCVPVSTLFYTDKTGWIVTSFFNNVIGLADPQMLIPPSFCRDAQLETENGEGPETFFSVL